The Pirellulales bacterium DNA window ATAGCTTGCGGTGGGCGGCCGCGATGCGATCGATATCCGGCTTGACGATCTGGCGATCGTAGGTCATCAGGCCGTTCACCTCGGTTTCCACGTCGGTCGTCTGCGTGTAAACCGCCGCCGACATGCCGGGGTCGCCGATCTGCGGGTGCAGATGGCGCATCAGCGATAAATACGCCTCGGTGAGCGCCGCGCGATCGGTGAAGCTGCGATAGCCCCAGTTGCTCTTGCTCTGCCAGGTGTGCCCTTCGAGCGGCAAACCCAAGCCGCCGAACTCGCCCAGCACCGCCGCTCGATGCTCCTCCGGCTCGGTCGCGCCAGGGCCGGGATAGACGTGAATGTCGTGCACGTCGCCGACATTGCGGTCGGTCCAGCCGCTCGCGCAATTCACTAGCCGTGACGGGTCGTATTTCTTCGTCCAGTCGGTGATTCGGGCCGTGTCGAATTGCCCCCAGCCTTCGTTGAACACGACCCACATCACGATCGACGGATGATTCCGCCGCCCGTCGATCATCCGCTTCAATTCCAATTCATACTGCTCGGCCGATTCCTTGGTGCGCACCAAATCCTTGGAGTTCGGGCCGATCGAGCGATCGCCCGACGGCATGTCTTGCCATACCAAGAGACCGAGCTTGTCGGCCCAGTAATACCAGCGATCCGGCTCGACCTTCACATGCTTGCGGGCCATGTTGAAGCCGAGCTTGCGCGTCATCTCGATGTCGGAGCGCAGGGCCTCGTCGGTCGGCGCCGTGTAAATCCCATCCGGCCAGAAGCCCTGATCGAGCGGCCCGACCATGAATTGCGGCTCGTCGTTCAGGAAGATTCGCGTGATGCCCTTGTCGTCCTTGGCGATCGAAATCTTGCGCATGCCGAAGTAGCTCTCGACCGTGTCAACGTCGGCGCCGGCCAACATCGATCGAACCTTCAGGCGATAGAGATGCGGCGAATCGGGCGACCACAGTTTGGGGTCGCCGATCGGCAAATCGATCACGCCGGATGTTCCCGTCGCTTCGCTCACTTGCTTATCGCCATCGAACGCCGTTACCGTAATGGCTGCCGGAGCCGCGCCGCGAATCTTCACCGTCACGTGCGCCAGCTTTCTATCAATATCGGGAACGATCTGAATCGATTCAATCGACGTCGCGGCCACCGGCTCGAGCCAGACCGTCTGCCAAATCCCGGTCGTCGGCGTGTAAAAGATTCCGCCCGGCTTGCGGACTTGTTTGCCGCGCGGCTGCGTGCCGGCGTCGATCGGGTTCCAGGCCGAGACGACGATCTCTTGCTCCCCCTCGGGCTTGAGCGCCGACGTGATGTCGAACGAGAACCCGTCGTAACCTCCGCGATGATCGCCGAGCTTCTGGCCGTTCACCCACACGGCGGCTTCCCAGTTGACCGCCCCGAAATGCAGCAGGACGTTCTTACCGGCCCACTCTTTCCGGACCGCAAACGTGCGGCGATACCACAGCCGATTCGGCTCATCGACGCGCTTCATCGCTCCCGACAGCGCCGATTCGACTGGAAACGGCACAAGAATCTGTCCATCGAACTTATCCGGGCGCTCTTCCGTCTTCGGCCGGATCGCATATTCCCACAGTCCGTTGAGATTCTGCCAATCGCGCCGCACCATCTGCGGCCGGGGATATTCGGGCAGCGTGTTCTCGGGCGAAACATCCTTTGCCCACCGCGTTTGCAACGGGCCCTGCGCCGGCCGCCAATCGGCGGCGGAGAGCCGGCTGGCCAGCG harbors:
- a CDS encoding glycoside hydrolase family 2 TIM barrel-domain containing protein, producing MRMKTVSRCLITLSSFVLPLASRLSAADWRPAQGPLQTRWAKDVSPENTLPEYPRPQMVRRDWQNLNGLWEYAIRPKTEERPDKFDGQILVPFPVESALSGAMKRVDEPNRLWYRRTFAVRKEWAGKNVLLHFGAVNWEAAVWVNGQKLGDHRGGYDGFSFDITSALKPEGEQEIVVSAWNPIDAGTQPRGKQVRKPGGIFYTPTTGIWQTVWLEPVAATSIESIQIVPDIDRKLAHVTVKIRGAAPAAITVTAFDGDKQVSEATGTSGVIDLPIGDPKLWSPDSPHLYRLKVRSMLAGADVDTVESYFGMRKISIAKDDKGITRIFLNDEPQFMVGPLDQGFWPDGIYTAPTDEALRSDIEMTRKLGFNMARKHVKVEPDRWYYWADKLGLLVWQDMPSGDRSIGPNSKDLVRTKESAEQYELELKRMIDGRRNHPSIVMWVVFNEGWGQFDTARITDWTKKYDPSRLVNCASGWTDRNVGDVHDIHVYPGPGATEPEEHRAAVLGEFGGLGLPLEGHTWQSKSNWGYRSFTDRAALTEAYLSLMRHLHPQIGDPGMSAAVYTQTTDVETEVNGLMTYDRQIVKPDIDRIAAAHRKLFTPPPKLRVIAATSERESHDWRYTSDKPSDSWMKADFDDSAWKSGPAGFGTSGTPGAVVRTEWKTADIWLRRTVDLPAGRLFDPSLLMHHDDDAEVYLNGVPAIKTKGYTTRYEPFSIRDEARQALHPGKNVIAVHCHQYSGGQYIDVGMVDLEE